One Mya arenaria isolate MELC-2E11 chromosome 5, ASM2691426v1 genomic window carries:
- the LOC128234169 gene encoding uncharacterized protein LOC128234169 — protein MYCARLVAPATRCIVSHTSKTLVRPVSCTMFTNNTVSSTQMRNFQTSVAKRDIDQAARYIGAGAATAGAAGAGAGIGTVFGSMCIAFARNPAMKQQLFGYAILGFALSEAMGIFCLGMAFMIIYGL, from the exons ATGTACTGTGCACGACTAGTTGCCCCAGCCACAAGATGCATT GTGTCACACACAAGCAAGACCCTGGTCAGACCAGTCAGTTGCACAATGTTCACAAAT aaCACCGTCTCATCAACACAG atgAGGAACTTCCAGACCAGTGTTGCCAAGCGTGATATCGATCAGGCTGCCAGATACATTGGCGCTGGTGCTGCCACCGCCGGAGCAGCTGGAGCCG GAGCTGGTATTGGAACAGTGTTTGGCAGCATGTGCATCGCCTTCGCCAGAAACCCCGCGATGAAGCAGCAGCTGTTCGGTTATGCTATCCTGGGATTCGCTTTGTCTGAGGCTATGGGCATCTTCTGTCTTGGCATGGCTTTCATGATCATTTATGGTCTATAA
- the LOC128234261 gene encoding WD repeat, SAM and U-box domain-containing protein 1-like yields the protein MSEKSVLASLVHTISSHTSDVNGVCFSKSGKLATCSADKTVRVWDTEDYSELPCSPLCGHTYYVHCCTFSPFGTQLASCSTDGKVIIWDLKTGEKKCIFQHESKAPIRVCKFSPNSSMLLSGGDDNNLCLWNLSTESLIVTYKGHEGTVFGLDFTPDGHYIVSGSSDGDLQVWDAMFGHAKALLLELEGHDLGVMCCDFSPTYGTAGCGETSSGMTNFLLATCGMDDLVKLWEFKAFAGDTRVLLTEKIVFKGHEGSVMVCNFSLNGKILASGSSDKTVRLWDPIQGVPLHVIEGHTRYVISVAFSSDGQYLASGSNDKSVMIWKLQSEQQIFTALENGEPVCAESPHQRAGQKVTVTVNLQEMSVDDVAQWISEIGLQQYCDTFRKQDIDGQELSTLTQECLKNALGIDSLGHRNKILRSRAQLLECPIMQQKTVQDEGIPDEYLCPITREIMKDPVICSDGYSYERSAITNWMRNDKDRSPMTNSVLVNKELTPNRSLRTLIQRYLNP from the exons ATGTCTGAAAAGAGTGTTTTGGCAAGCCTGGTTCACACTATCAGCTCTCATACATCCGATGTCAATGGTGTTTGCTTCTCAAAAAGTGGCAAGTTAGCCACATGTTCTGCCGACAAAACAGTTCGAGTTTGGGACACTGAGGACTATAGCGAACTGCCTTGCTCACCATTATGTGGACACACTTACTACGTGCACTGTTGCACATTTTCACCATTCGGCACACAACTTGCTTCATGTTCAACAGACGGCAAAGTGATTATATGGGACTTGAAAACTGGAGAAAAGAAGTGTATTTTTCAACATGAGAGTAAAGCCCCAATTCGTGTGTGCAAATTCTCACCAAACTCATCCATGTTACTCTCTGGAGGAGATGACAATAATCTTTGCTTGTGGAACCTGTCAACAGAGAGTCTGATAGT GACCTACAAAGGGCATGAGGGGACTGTATTTGGCTTGGACTTTACCCCTGATGGCCATTATATTGTGTCTGGAAGCAGTGATGGGGATTTACAG GTCTGGGATGCCATGTTTGGCCATGCGAAGGCTCTGTTACTAGAACTTGAAGGTCATGACCTAGGGGTGATGTGTTGTGATTTCTCTCCTACATACGGAACAGCAG GGTGTGGTGAGACGTCCAGCGGTATGACCAATTTTCTGCTGGCTACATGCGGGATGGACGACCTAGTCAAACTCTGGGAGTTCAAGGCATTTGCAGGAGACACAA GAGTTCTACTCACAGAGAAAATAGTGTTCAAAGGCCATGAAGGATCAGTTATGGTCTGCAACTTCTCACTCAATGGCAAGATACTGGCCTCTGG ATCGAGTGACAAAACTGTGCGATTATGGGATCCC ATCCAGGGTGTCCCTTTGCATGTGATAGAAGGTCATACAAG GTATGTGATAAGTGTGGCGTTTTCAAGCGATGGCCAGTATTTGGCTTCAGGATCCAACGACAAATCTGTAATGATATGGAAACTGCAATCGGAGCAACAGATCTTCA CTGCATTAGAAAATGGTGAACCAGTCTGTGCAGAATCGCCACATCAGAGAGCAGGTCAGAAGGTTACAGTGACTGTTAACCTTCAGGAGATGAGTGTGGACGATGTTGCTCAGTGGATCTCAGAGATTGGACTACAACAGTATTGTGATACATTCCGGAAACAAGATATAGATGGGCAGGAACTATCAACCTTGACCCAGGAGTGCCTCAAAAATGCTCTGGGAATAG ATTCTTTGGGACATCGAAACAAGATTCTCAGATCGAGAGCTCAACTGCTTGAATGTCCCATCATGCAACAGAAAACTGTCCAAG ATGAGGGTATACCTGATGAGTACTTGTGTCCCATTACCAGGGAGATTATGAAGGACCCTGTCATTTGCTCAG ATGGCTATTCATATGAGCGTTCAGCGATCACTAATTGGATGAGGAATGACAAAGACCGAAGTCCGATGACCAACTCTGTACTTGTTAACAAGGAGCTTACACCAAACAGAAGTCTGAGAACACTTATACAGCGATATCTCAATCCCTAG
- the LOC128235585 gene encoding proprotein convertase subtilisin/kexin type 7-like encodes MKIGTKKNFKGQITATVQYGSGFLVLTSNRHETETRKRQILIYCFHQHFNIITLKRSCCKLFLKITLIVLTSTAIVLLILIGKDGVTVDRQKILKKYIHPSHSHSNSSLIWIVKIIPQGSLVNDVSYANKIAGDLNMTNIGQVPFFDNHFTFIHKLDNSSHANRSIKSIHYNHIKVWSEDNMQYLINTIEKSLEYHAGIAWYSHQRILQRRKRLIKPSYDFLDFGDPYYKLQWHLTNTWEVGLDINVTGVWRHNVTGEGVTVAVVDDGIEHTNPDLVTNYNREGSYDLNDDDPDPMPDFSHESNHHGTRCAGEISAVPNNFCGVGVSYGAQFSGIRLLDGPLTDSLEAQAFTQGFQINDIYSCSWGPDDDGKTVDGPHTLAAAGMKKGIDFGRHGYGSIYVVASGNGGYEGDNCNYDGYANSLYTVTIGAIDETGHMPFYAEECASMLAVTFSSANGGTNRDIVTTDWTSGRGASRTGCTEHHTGTSAAAPIAAGLIALMLEVQPCLTWRDIQYLIALTAEKVDIDVAHWQKNAAGLWHSHKHGFGLMNAWRLTNAATVWNQVPWQTSFSYAQKHVNLPITKGNHHPLRLSYNVTAKDVASFDLNLLETVYVTVTIQHPRRGHLDIRLISPHGTESVIGATRHKDNSSGGFDNWTFSTVRCWGETPVGTWTLIIMDTDSSDNYSQGKLESWTLKLFGTPMTPKQLKDRKRSIEKAMHGGNLRKSMSCSPPPVTARPDTSLSVKTLKVLTVISCFCFLMAIYETFEYIFCYDKEKAEQSRTLTLLKRAHQIAARHLYGDSSPGDSQEAIGLLSGESIQLDTFQSINSSDIIPINSTNIIETDIDLGENLSNSANGQHSREPLSNIGNGIDLQDEGQIHAK; translated from the exons ATGAAAATTGGCACAAAGAAGAACTTCAAAGGTCAGATAACTGCAACCGTCCAATACGGTAGTGGTTTTCTGGTACTTACTAGTAATCGCCACGAAACTGAAACAAGGAAACgtcaaattttaatttactgttttcatcaacatttcaatattattaccCTTAAAAG GTCATGCTGCAAATTGTTCCTAAAGATCACTTTGATTGTGCTGACATCTACAGCCATAGTGCTTCTCATCTTGATTGGAAAAGATGGCGTGACTGTGGATAGACAGAAAATTCTGAAGAAATACATCCATCCCAGTCATAGTCACTCAAATTCTAGTCTTATATGGATCGTTAAAATAATTCCTCAGGGTTCCTTAGTGAATGATGTGTcatatgcaaataaaattgCTGGTGATTTGAATATGACTAACATTGGGCAAGTGCCTTTCTTTGacaatcattttacatttatacacaAATTAGACAATTCTAGTCATGCCAATCGTTCCATTAAATCTATTCATTATAATCATATCAAAGTATGGTCCGAAGATAATATGCAGTACTTAATCAATACAATTGAGAAATCATTGGAATACCATGCAGGCATCGCTTGGTATTCACATCAACGGATATTGCAAAGGAGAAAAAGGTTGATCAAACCAAGTTATGATTTTTTGGACTTTGGAGACCCCTATTACAAGCTTCAGTGGCATCTG acCAATACCTGGGAAGTTGGGTTAGACATCAATGTCACAGGGGTGTGGAGACACAATGTGACTGGTGAAGGTGTCACTGTCGCTGTGGTAGATGATG GAATAGAGCACACCAACCCAGACCTGGTAACCAACTACAACAGGGAGGGTAGTTATGACTTGAATGACGATGATCCCGACCCCATGCCAGACTTCTCCCATG AGTCCAATCACCATGGCACAAGATGTGCCGGGGAAATATCTGCCGTTCCAAACAATTTCTGTGGTGTGGGAGTTTCTTATGGTGCTCAATTCTCAG GAATAAGACTGCTTGACGGACCTCTTACTGACAGCTTGGAGGCCCAGGCTTTCACCCAGGGCTTCCAGATCAATGACATCTATAGCTGCAG CTGGGGCCCCGATGATGATGGAAAAACTGTGGATGGGCCTCACACCCTAGCTGCT GCTGGTATGAAGAAAGGCATAGATTTTGGTCGACATGGTTACGGAAGCATCTACGTGGTTGCTAGTGGCAACGGTGGTTATGAAGGAGACAACTGCAATTATGATGGCTATGCAAATTCATTGTACACTGTAACAATAG GAGCTATTGATGAGACAGGTCACATGCCATTCTACGCAGAGGAGTGTGCATCCATGTTGGCAGTCACATTCAGCAGTGCTAATGGCGGCACTAACAGGGATATT GTGACCACAGACTGGACATCAGGAAGAGGGGCGTCCCGTACCGGGTGTACTGAACATCACACTGGTACGAGTGCAGCTGCACCCATTGCTGCGGGGCTTATAGCTCTGATGTTGGAGGTTCAGCCTTGTCTTACATGGAGGGACATCCAGTACCTGATTGCGCTCACTGCTGAAAAG GTAGACATAGATGTGGCTCACTGGCAGAAGAACGCGGCTGGACTATGGCACTCACACAAACACGGGTTTGGACTTATGAACGCATGGAGGCTGACCAATGCTGCAACA GTGTGGAACCAGGTACCCTGGCAGACATCATTTTCCTATGCCCAGAAACATGTGAACCTACCTATCACAAAAGGAAACCATCATCCTCTCAGACTGTCCTATAATG TTACAGCCAAAGATGTTGCGAGTTTTGATCTTAACCTTTTGGAGACTGTGTATGTGACTGTGACCATACAGCACCCCCGCAGAGGTCACCTTGACATCAGGCTTATCTCTCCACATGGGACAGAGTCTGTCATTGGGGCTACTAGACATAAAGACAA TTCAAGTGGGGGCTTTGACAACTGGACATTTTCCACTGTGCGCTGTTGGGGTGAAACTCCAGTCGGCACATGGACTCTCATTATTATGGATACAG ACTCAAGTGACAATTACAGTCAGGGCAAACTTGAGAGTTGGACGTTGAAGCTGTTTGGAACGCCAATGACCCCAAAACAGTTGAAGGACAGGAAAAG GTCCATAGAGAAGGCTATGCATGGTGGAAACCTGAGGAAAAGTATGTCCTGTTCCCCACCCCCTGTTACCGCCAGGCCTGACACGAGTCTATCTGTGAAAACATTAAAG GTCCTTACAGTAATAAGCTGCTTTTGTTTCTTGATGGCTATCTATGAAACGTTTGAGTACATTTTCTGCTACGACAAAGAGAAAGCAGAACAATCAAGAACACTCACTCTTTTAAAACGAGCCCATCAAATTGCTGCAAGACATTTGTATGGTGATTCGTCTCCAGGTGACTCTCAGGAAGCAATTGGTCTGCTTAGCGGCGAAAGTATTCAACTTGATACATTCCAGTCTATAAATAGTAGTGATATCATACCTATAAATAGTACTAATATCATAGAAACTGACATTGACCTGGGGGAAAATTTGTCAAATTCTGCGAATGGGCAACATTCTAGAGAACCTTTATCCAATATTGGAAATGGTATTGACCTCCAAGATGAAGGCCAAATTCATgcaaaataa